The segment AAAAGCAGGTTTTCTTGCAACGGATCATTGAGAGCATCACTCAGCTTTCGCAATTGACAGAGAACACACTGAAATTGAATAAATTAGAAAATCAGCGAATCAAATTAGAAAAGCGCCCTTTTCGTTTAGATGAACAGATTCGTGAAGTGATTGTTTTTTTACAACCTAAATGGGAGCAAGAACACCTTCAACTGGAGATCGATCTGGAAAGTGTCAACTTTGTCGGTAATGAAGAATTTCTATATCAAGTCTGGCTGAATCTCATGGACAATGCCATCAAGTACAATCAACCACAAGGGAAAATCAAGATTCGCCTAACACAAAATGCCACTCAAGTAATCGTTGAAGTGACAGATTCTGGCGTGGGAATGGATCAAGAAACACAAGCACGACTCTTTGAGAAATTTTATCAAGGGGAATCCAGCCGTCAATTTTCTGGGAACGGGCTGGGCTTATCACTAGTCAAAAAAATCGTTGAGTTGCATCATGGAAAAATCAGTTATAACAGTATCTCAAAAGTAGGTACGACTGTCATCATTCAATTAGACAAAGAAAACACGTCGCTAACTTATCCGGTGGAATAAGATCCAGGGAAATGAACAGTTAATGATCTATAGGAGCAATAAACCAACAAAAACAAAGAAAAAAACGCCACTTCTGATTTAATCGTTCTAAGGTGTATTTTTCAAGTAATATAAAGATGGAAAAGTGTACGAAGTCATGTCGT is part of the Enterococcus mundtii genome and harbors:
- a CDS encoding sensor histidine kinase; amino-acid sequence: MRKKIFSQLWIYFACIVFISILVTLLCFLGFIFLLSHKTVPASEQQATWFPLVVFAGFSMMVGTGISIFVGRRILLPISDLRTNMSKVATGDFSIRMDEQQKVEEVQQLYKDFNVMVQELSSIETLRNDFVSNVSHEFKTPLATIQGYVQLLQAPNISEEEKQVFLQRIIESITQLSQLTENTLKLNKLENQRIKLEKRPFRLDEQIREVIVFLQPKWEQEHLQLEIDLESVNFVGNEEFLYQVWLNLMDNAIKYNQPQGKIKIRLTQNATQVIVEVTDSGVGMDQETQARLFEKFYQGESSRQFSGNGLGLSLVKKIVELHHGKISYNSISKVGTTVIIQLDKENTSLTYPVE